From the genome of Phreatobacter cathodiphilus, one region includes:
- a CDS encoding HugZ family protein → MDTNAQPGAMPGNIPENAPQPADFKPLEWARDLLRTIRAAALGTIDRNTGHPVTTLTTVATDTDGSPVILISNLSSHTANLKADGRASVLLARHGKGDPLAHPRLTVLGAFERIEDEAEVKRLKARFLARNPKAQIYVDFPDFSVWRMDVAAGHLNGGFARAADIAGRDLLVDVSDAAGLIAAEPGAIAHMNADHADAVSVYATVLAGEEPGPWKMSGADPEGFDLVAGDRTARVLFPRRVTTGEDLHKVLVQMVREARSKAA, encoded by the coding sequence ATGGATACCAATGCACAGCCGGGCGCCATGCCGGGCAACATTCCCGAGAACGCGCCGCAGCCGGCGGATTTCAAGCCGCTGGAATGGGCGAGGGACCTGTTGAGGACCATCCGCGCCGCCGCGCTCGGCACCATCGACCGCAATACCGGCCATCCGGTGACAACCCTGACGACGGTTGCGACCGACACCGACGGATCGCCGGTGATCCTCATCTCCAACCTGTCGAGTCACACCGCCAACCTGAAGGCGGACGGACGCGCCTCGGTTCTCCTCGCCCGCCATGGCAAGGGCGACCCGCTGGCCCATCCGCGCCTGACGGTGCTCGGCGCCTTCGAGCGGATCGAGGACGAGGCCGAGGTGAAGCGGCTGAAGGCGCGCTTCCTCGCCCGCAATCCCAAGGCGCAGATCTATGTCGATTTCCCCGACTTCAGCGTGTGGCGAATGGACGTCGCCGCGGGCCATCTCAACGGCGGCTTCGCCCGGGCGGCCGACATCGCAGGCAGGGACCTGCTCGTCGACGTGAGCGATGCGGCAGGGCTGATCGCCGCCGAGCCGGGCGCCATCGCCCACATGAACGCCGACCACGCCGATGCGGTGTCCGTCTATGCCACCGTGCTCGCCGGGGAGGAGCCGGGGCCGTGGAAGATGTCCGGCGCCGACCCCGAGGGCTTCGACCTCGTCGCCGGCGACCGGACGGCGCGGGTGCTGTTCCCGCGGCGGGTGACGACGGGTGAGGATCTGCACAAGGTGCTGGTGCAGATGGTGCGCGAGGCG